The Methanosarcina acetivorans C2A genome includes the window AGGCCCAGGCCCCGGAAGACTCCAAAGGCAGACAGCCCTTAGAGTACCTTAGCGGAACGGGCTTTAAAATCTGCTCCGGTTCTTTCGTGGGAAGAATTTTTCAATAAATGGAGGAATGGCTAATGAGTGAATACAGATGCTTCCTTCCTTTTTCTCTTTCCTACATACACAGGTTTTAAGGTAAAACCTGTGCATAATCCACAGAGCAAATTTACAGAGACCAAGGTACTCTACCTATGCTTCATCAAAGAGGCTTTTAGTTATTCATAAGATCTTATCGAAAAAATAAGAAAGCTATATAGAGTTCTTATACATATAGGATTTACGCATTTGAGGTACAAAATCAAATTCAATAGGCTTCATGGTTAAATTTGTGTTTTATACAGTTAAGGGTTTAATGCTATTGATTTCTCAGTTCAACCACGTAAGTCCTAACATAGTAAGATCTGGTTGAATTGATAGGCTAATACGTTTAAAAGAGGATGGGGTATTTATGGACGAGTACACTGATAATATTTCGATTTCAAAATTAAATATAATGGCCTTTAGTTGTTCAATTGTTGATGGAGAATATCTAGAAATTATTATACGTGATTTTAATCCTAACGATTGCACGAATGTCAGATATAGCATATTTAAGATAGATGACGATTACACAAATTGGTATTTTACAGAGGATAGTAGAATTTCACAAGAAGATAACATTGTTAAATTTAAATGCAACTTAAAAAATTCTCTAAAAAAGGGATTTTACGGTCTTAGTCAATTAAAATTTTATAACCCTATGACTCAACCAATTTCTTATCCAATGTATACTAACGTTAATGATTTTGATCTTGTATTATTTGAGATAAGAGTAGTCGATGAAACTCCTCATACACCTCAAGAATTATCCATAAAATATAATGAAATAATTAAAAAAAGAAATGAAGAGTTCTTAAGTGGTTTTGGATGTTCGTCACAGGAAGAAGGCATGAAAGAATACAGAGGCCTTGTTTTTGTTAAAGACTGTTTACTTAAAACACAAATGAAACTTGATCGTTATCAAATTATTCCATCAGGTTATTTACCATATTTTGATGAAATCAACAAAATTCTTTCATCTATTAAAGGGATTAATTTAAATTTAGAACATTTGTGTGATAAGACTAAAAAGGATCAATTTCTGAACGCTCAGCCAGTTTTTGTCGCTGATTTTCCCAAGGTTATTGCTCCTTCGATTGAGGAAGCTACCAAGCTAATAGGACAAGAAGTTAAGTCTTTATCGGATTTATTGTCAATTCAACGTTCAAGCTATGGTTCAATTTTCGGTATAATAGTCATAGATTTGGCAGAGGGTAAAACTCTTTCCACTATCCCAATTCCCTCATATAGAGGTAACTTAGTAGGCGGAATGCTATCTGGTGAAATTCCTCAACAAATTAGACAGCGAATGAATAAAATTAGAAACAATTCCCAATATCAATTATATCTGTCACTTTATACTGATATTTTGCGTGAAGAAAGACCAGATTTTCAGATTTTCAGATGTTGGAACCTTTTAGAAACGATTGCACGCTCAAAAAATTATATAGGACAACCATTGCTTGATATTCATGGTAACCAAATTGAGAATAGGAAAGGTAAGCCAAGATTTATTCGAGATGACGCTGAAGAATTAGTTACTGAACTTATTAGACAAACCTATATCTCTTATAACTTTAGCAATTTAGCCAATATACTGCAAGATGGGAGTGTAAGCATTTGGTACAGGCGTAGAAATTGCACAGCTCATCGTGGAGGTTGTTTCCATAGTGATCCAATTTACTGCGATAGAACAAAACAAAAATTCATTGATTGTAAACAAGATCATGATAACGGCTATGTTAAATTGGAAAATATATTTCTAGCATTAAAAATGGTCATTATTAATGAGCTTAGGTGATCTATTGATAGATAAAACGTTGGGGTTTGGTAACGATTTGTTCTTTTAAGCACCACTTAATAAACCCAGTATCAAGCTAAAGCGATAAAAAGTAATAGAAGATCCAGTTCAACTATTTTGTGTCAAATGGTTTAATTTTGACATATCGCTTATTGTCATCGGTTTTGCGGGGATTTTTTCCAAAGGAAACCATTCCTTATAAATTGATTTTTCAAATAAATATAGCAGCTGTTGGGCTTATACTTCTTCTAAGATTATTTGATCTATGAAAAATCTACATTTAACATTATTTTCCGGAAAATAGCCTTTCAAAAATTTCCTTAAAAAACACTATCAATAGACACTCTTAAAACGTGCATATGTGTTTCTTTATGTTTTTTTGCATTCATCCTGCTACCAGCAGGAGGAAACAAGTTTATTCTTATATGAGATAGAACGATCATGTTTTCTGACACATAGGATAAAACGAGGTACTCCGGGATTCAAGCCCCATTTTAATCTAAAATTAGTGTAACTGATCTTATTTTTTATGTTTTTTTGCGTGCAATCGTCTTACTATCTATGCATTTCTTCCTGAAAGAAATTCCTGGATGTCAAGGGCGGTTAAGAATCTTCCAATTTCGGCGGTTTAAAAACTTCCAATTCTCAATCCTTGTGAAAAGTTCGAGGATTGTAGATAATGCTGAAAACGGAGGAATGGCTATTGATACGAGATTTGTATTCACAAGGCTTCAGCATCAGTGAGATCTCTAGAAGAACAGGTTATGCTAGGGAAACTGTGAGGAAATATCTTAAAAAGAAAACTGCCCCAGAACCTCAGAAACGTCCGCCAAAACCGAGTAAACTTGATCCTTTCAAACCTTACATACAAGAAAAACTCAAAGAAGGTCCTTATACTGCTGTTCGCCTTTATAGGGAAATCAAAGAAATGGGTTTTGATGGAGGAAAAACCATAGTCAAGGACTTCGTAAGAGAAGTCCGACCTAAACAGGGAGTCCCTGCTGTACTCCGCTATGAAACAAAACCAGGTGTACAGGCTCAGGTTGACTGGGCAGAGATGGGAACAGTTGAGGTTGATGGAAAGGTAAAGAAACTCTTTTGCTTCAACATGATTCTTGGATATTCCAGAATGAGATATGTTGAATTTACACTGAGCATAGACACTCCCACTCTTATTCAGTGTCATCTGAACGCTTTTGAGTACTTTGGAGGATTTACACAGGAGATCCTCTATGATAACATGAAACAGGTTGTTATCAAAAGAGCCTTAAAATCATCAGATTCCGAATGGAACCCACAGTTTGAGGAGTTCTTCAAATGCTTTGGTTTTATTCCACGGTTATGCAGGCCTTACAGGCCTCAGACAAAAGGGAAAATTGAAAATACAGTCGGTTTCGTCAAGAGGGATTTCTTCCTTGGAAGAAGGTTTACCTCTCTCGAAGACCTGAACGCCCAAGTTCACAGATGGTTGGAAAGGGTAAATTCAACTGTCCACGGAACAACCTATCAAATCCCTCTTGAACGCTTTAAGGAGGAGAAACTGAGCCCTCTGGATCAGGTTCCTCCTTACAAAGTTGTCCATAAGGAGACCAGAAAGGTCTCCAGAGACTGTTATATTTCGTTCCTTGGAAATAAGTATTCTGTTCCTTACAGGTTTGCAGGGAGAACTGCAGAGCTTCAGATCCTTGAAGGAATATTCGAGGTCTATGTTGATTATGAGAAAGTCTGTGAACATGAAATCCTTCCTGGAAACTGCAGAGTTTCAAGGAAAAAGGAACATTTCCAGGGTCTCCTGAGTGAGATTCTTAAAGAGAACTCAAAATGCAAAAAAGATTCACAGATCCCGTTGAAGTTCTCAGATCCCGAAGTTGAAAAAAGGTCTCTTGATGTCTATGAAATATTTAGTGAAGGTGGTTTTGAATGAACAACTTCACCTATGAGAGACTTCACAATAACCTGCAATACCTGAAACTTAATTCTATCGAAGAGCTTCTGGATAACTACCTTGAAATTGCTGCAAGGGACAACAAGACAACAATGGAAGTCCTTGATTACTTGTTTGAACAGGAAAAGAAACACAGAGAAGCTGTTGCAATTGAGAGAAGGATGAAAAGTGCAGTTTTTCCCGTTAAAAAGACTCTTGAGGAATTCGATTTTGAATTTCAGAAATCCATTGATAAAAAAGCAATCGAAGACCTTGCAACCTTGAGATTTGTTCATAATTCAGAGAATGTCGTTTTCCTTGGTCCTCCCGGAGTTGGAAAGTCTCATCTTGCAATCGCTCTTGGGATTGAAGTAGCAAAAGCAGGGATTTCGGTTTACTTTACCAATACAGGAAACCTTATCGAGAAGTTGAAAATAGCAAATCGAGAAGGAATGCTTGAAAAGAAACTAAGGGACTTGATGAAATATAAAGTGCTGATAATTGACGAAATAGGGTATCTCCCATTTGACGAAGAAGGAGCTCACTGCCTATTTCAGCTGATCTCAAGACGGTATGAAAAGAGTTCAACGATCTTGACATCAAATAAATCATATGGAGAATGGGGAGAGATATTCAAGGACCATGTAATAGCGGCTGCTGTACTTGATAGGATTCTCCACCATTCAACTACGATTAACATCAAAGGGGAAAGTTACAGGCTGAAAGAAAGGAAGAAACAGGGAATAAAAACAGGAAATATATGCCAGTAATTTCTAAAAGTTTATGAAAAATTGAGTAAAATTTATATTAAAAGGTTGGCAAATTCTAAACCGCCCAAAATGGAAAAAAGTTAACCGCCCTTGACACTGGAAGGAACTCTACCTTGCAGCTGTAGTCTTGGATCCGGAGGAAGGCCTTCCAAGGAAGCTTCACTTCCACTTCACTTTCCTTGCCCACTTTCCCGGTCTGCAGGCCAGGACCAGGACTTTCCTTCCATTTCCAACGGAGCTTCCATTCCAACGGCACTTAGACTGACAAGACCAGGACTTTCCCGGGAGCCAAGTCGAGGTCTAGATCCAGAGTACTGATGTGATACAGGAAAACTATGATACTGGTGTGATACAGGAAAGCTGTGATACGTCTGTGATACTTCAAAAAAATACGGATAGCGAAGACCCGGAGATTCAAAAGGCTCGTGAACTGGTTAATCTTGTTCATGAGATCCGGGACCGTGAAAGAATTAATTTGAAAGAAGCCTGCAAGCTCGCGGGTTTTTCTGACAAGAAATATTATAACCTGCGTCGCAAGATTCCTGAGCTCTAATTTCTTTTTCCTTTTTTATTAGACAATGGAAGGTTTAACGAAATTGTTTTTCAGCCCAACTGTATAAATCCTACAGAATATCCCTTGAATAATGTGTATATAATGAGTACAATTATACAGATCACAAGTGCCTTTGATTCTTTATCGAGTTGGAGCATACTAAAAAATATGAATTTCTGTATATATATATATTCTTGTGTTCTTACTCTATATATGAATATTACTTACATATATATTATATTATTTCTTTTTAAGGTAATGCTAGTACATCGATTCCATATATCCTCAATAAACCATGAATAAAAACAAGTGAACACAAATATTTTCAATTCGTGTTTATTCTTGTCCGCTTGTGGTTTTCTCATAGAAAAAACATTGACCAGTGCTGATTTCAAAGTCCAATTCTTCCCATAATTTGGAATCGATGTACTAGTATATTTTTATTTTTATTCAATTTTAATATTATAGTATCTCTTGCTGTCCTTTTTTTCCTTCAATTTCCTGGTACTGATGCTTCAGGTCCTCGAAGGCCTTTCTTAGGTTCACGAGTATAACTGTTACTTATGCTGTTTTTATGTGCAGCTGCAAGGAAGAATTTACCCCGGGCTAGGAAGATTTTCCTTCAGATCCAGACCTTGAGGTCCTAGTCCTGGATGAATTTATCTCTAAAAATGAGAGTATCTTTCTAAAATTTCAAGAATAGAGCATAGTTCTAAAAACGTTTTTTCAAAAAATATTTTCTGATATCTTCAATTTGGTACGATTAGGTAAAATCATGTCAACTGATAACGTTTAATAGGGGTGATTAGGGTATGATTAGGGTATGATTAGGTTTAATCATACCTTAATTATAGAGACTTTTTATTATTTTCTGGTTTTTCGTTTTCCCTCTATATCGTGCAAAACAATAAAATTTTAATTATATTGATATATTTTTTCTATTTATGGGAAAAGGAAACATTGCAATAGATAAATCAATGATAAAAACAATAGTTGACGGCAAAATAATAATTCCTTTGCCAAAAGTTTTGGTTGAAAATCGATACTATCCTATGTTCTCTATATTCTCCCCTACTCAGTGTGATAGTTGTGGAAGTAAATTACATGTTAACTCTCATCACACTCGTTTTATTATATCACGTTACGGCACTATATCTCTCAATGTTACATACTGGCTTTGTCCCACTTGTAAGAAACATTATCATGATCAGGTTATTGGTGTTCAGGGTTCTGCAAATTACAGTTCTGAATATTATGATACACAAATAAATGTCAGATACGATGGACGATGCAGTCTGCACAATTCTCGGCGAATTGGGGAAACATATACAGAAGGAGTAATAAATGTCTGTGGAAGAGCTCCTTGTCCCACTTCATTGTGGTTATATGAACAGAAACTAGCAAAACTTTCAAAGCAAGAACTTTTGAACCAAGGAGTTAGCTTTGAAGAAACATTGTATGTTGATGGGAATTGGATCAAGAATGGATGGAAAAAAAAGCTTGAAGAATTTATTGGAACGAAACTCACAAAGAAAGAATGGAAAAAAATGCGATATAAATCTGTTTACGTTGTTGCTACCAAAGAGAAGGTCATTTTAGATTTTGAAGTAACTGAGAGGTTACCAACAATTGAGGCTCTGATGCCTCTTTTTATACGAATAAAGAACCGATTTCCTGAAGATAAAATCAAAAAGATTGTTTCTGATGAGGATAAAGCGATCATTGGAGCCGTAAA containing:
- the istA gene encoding IS21-like element ISMac3 family transposase, with translation MLKTEEWLLIRDLYSQGFSISEISRRTGYARETVRKYLKKKTAPEPQKRPPKPSKLDPFKPYIQEKLKEGPYTAVRLYREIKEMGFDGGKTIVKDFVREVRPKQGVPAVLRYETKPGVQAQVDWAEMGTVEVDGKVKKLFCFNMILGYSRMRYVEFTLSIDTPTLIQCHLNAFEYFGGFTQEILYDNMKQVVIKRALKSSDSEWNPQFEEFFKCFGFIPRLCRPYRPQTKGKIENTVGFVKRDFFLGRRFTSLEDLNAQVHRWLERVNSTVHGTTYQIPLERFKEEKLSPLDQVPPYKVVHKETRKVSRDCYISFLGNKYSVPYRFAGRTAELQILEGIFEVYVDYEKVCEHEILPGNCRVSRKKEHFQGLLSEILKENSKCKKDSQIPLKFSDPEVEKRSLDVYEIFSEGGFE
- the istB gene encoding IS21-like element ISMac3 family helper ATPase IstB, with product MNNFTYERLHNNLQYLKLNSIEELLDNYLEIAARDNKTTMEVLDYLFEQEKKHREAVAIERRMKSAVFPVKKTLEEFDFEFQKSIDKKAIEDLATLRFVHNSENVVFLGPPGVGKSHLAIALGIEVAKAGISVYFTNTGNLIEKLKIANREGMLEKKLRDLMKYKVLIIDEIGYLPFDEEGAHCLFQLISRRYEKSSTILTSNKSYGEWGEIFKDHVIAAAVLDRILHHSTTINIKGESYRLKERKKQGIKTGNICQ
- a CDS encoding transposase encodes the protein MGKGNIAIDKSMIKTIVDGKIIIPLPKVLVENRYYPMFSIFSPTQCDSCGSKLHVNSHHTRFIISRYGTISLNVTYWLCPTCKKHYHDQVIGVQGSANYSSEYYDTQINVRYDGRCSLHNSRRIGETYTEGVINVCGRAPCPTSLWLYEQKLAKLSKQELLNQGVSFEETLYVDGNWIKNGWKKKLEEFIGTKLTKKEWKKMRYKSVYVVATKEKVILDFEVTERLPTIEALMPLFIRIKNRFPEDKIKKIVSDEDKAIIGAVKMVFPEVTHSFCVFHQLKNVSKRYYEEFSSIEEIPDNDKITYNEISQLILSDTVISAVAHIQKIREFNSDLELSEASHKAISYAEEIFSKNVSFLKKGFTPEKDNTMEQIFSLICDIVDKARSFKTDNGLTNFCYNLFTFFNKRCFSTGKWKGFSPLMRARFQYG